The following proteins are encoded in a genomic region of Leifsonia psychrotolerans:
- a CDS encoding ABC transporter permease produces MDWSSLIDAALIESVVRAMIPILLAALAGLICERAGIFNIALEGLMLVGAFGAVAGSFFAGNALVGVIVAILVSMAFSMILSFGTITRKADPIVLGVAMNILAVGVTSFLMVAFFHVQGVFQSPDIKGLPTYPIPFLSEIPWIGPAVFNLTLLGYLALILVPVISVVLFRSPLGMRLRGVGERPLAAKTLGISPTRYQYGAVLVAGALTGLAGAQLALGNVVQFAENMSAGRGWIAVVAVMLARANPWATLGACVLFGFAEAIGFRLQGNGFPAQITDAAPYVVTLIALLFASRSFRKRGQALAS; encoded by the coding sequence ATGGACTGGTCAAGCCTCATTGACGCCGCACTGATCGAGTCCGTCGTTCGCGCCATGATTCCGATCCTGCTCGCTGCCCTCGCCGGACTGATCTGCGAGCGCGCCGGAATCTTCAACATCGCCCTCGAGGGCCTGATGCTGGTCGGCGCCTTCGGTGCCGTTGCCGGTTCGTTCTTCGCCGGCAACGCCCTGGTCGGCGTGATCGTCGCCATCCTGGTTTCGATGGCGTTCTCGATGATCTTGTCGTTCGGCACCATCACTCGCAAAGCCGACCCGATCGTGTTGGGTGTGGCGATGAACATCCTGGCGGTGGGTGTCACGAGCTTCCTGATGGTGGCGTTCTTCCACGTGCAGGGCGTGTTCCAGAGCCCCGACATCAAGGGCCTGCCCACCTACCCCATCCCGTTCCTGTCTGAGATTCCGTGGATCGGCCCCGCGGTGTTCAACCTCACCCTGCTTGGCTACCTCGCGCTTATCCTGGTGCCCGTCATCAGCGTTGTGCTGTTCCGTTCGCCGCTCGGGATGCGCCTGCGTGGCGTGGGGGAGCGACCGCTGGCCGCGAAGACCCTCGGCATCAGCCCCACGCGGTACCAGTACGGTGCCGTTCTTGTGGCGGGTGCCCTCACCGGTCTGGCCGGCGCCCAGCTGGCCCTTGGCAACGTGGTGCAGTTCGCCGAGAACATGTCGGCCGGTCGTGGCTGGATCGCAGTCGTCGCCGTGATGCTCGCCCGGGCCAACCCGTGGGCCACGCTCGGAGCGTGTGTGCTGTTCGGCTTTGCCGAAGCGATTGGTTTCCGCCTGCAGGGCAACGGCTTCCCGGCCCAGATCACCGATGCGGCGCCGTACGTCGTGACGCTGATCGCGCTTCTGTTTGCCAGCCGGTCCTTCCGCAAGAGAGGCCAGGCTCTCGCCTCATGA
- a CDS encoding cupin domain-containing protein, with product MTHENMAGTAHTTVPVLPPDAALIATTLGLKPLPHEGGLYKESYKDAFSSAIYYMLVAPDFSALHKLDSVEVYHWYAGDPVQLFLLHADGTVEEPVLGPDVAAGQVPQFPVPGGVWQGSSSAGVWSFVGTTMSPGYTQEEFVLADRDEFVAAYPHAAERITALTRV from the coding sequence ATGACGCACGAGAATATGGCGGGCACCGCGCACACCACTGTGCCGGTGCTCCCGCCGGATGCCGCGCTGATCGCCACGACGCTCGGCCTCAAGCCGCTGCCGCACGAGGGCGGGCTTTACAAGGAGTCCTACAAGGACGCATTCTCGTCGGCGATCTATTACATGCTCGTCGCACCGGACTTTTCGGCCCTGCACAAACTTGATTCGGTCGAGGTGTACCACTGGTACGCCGGAGATCCCGTTCAACTCTTTCTGCTGCACGCCGATGGCACAGTCGAGGAGCCCGTGCTCGGCCCGGATGTGGCGGCCGGCCAGGTTCCGCAGTTCCCGGTGCCCGGCGGCGTCTGGCAGGGATCATCGAGTGCCGGAGTGTGGAGCTTCGTCGGCACCACGATGTCGCCGGGCTACACCCAGGAGGAGTTCGTGCTGGCCGACCGTGACGAGTTCGTCGCGGCTTACCCGCACGCCGCCGAGCGCATCACCGCCCTCACCCGGGTCTAG